A single region of the Salvia miltiorrhiza cultivar Shanhuang (shh) chromosome 8, IMPLAD_Smil_shh, whole genome shotgun sequence genome encodes:
- the LOC131001244 gene encoding plasmodesmata-located protein 2-like isoform X3, with protein sequence MGLTRNPSRFLPLLLLILTSLHLIHPSKSAADLTSIVYKGCAKQSLSDPTGVYSQALSSLYGTLLSQSSKSKFYKTSTGSGQSSISGLFQCRGDLSNVDCYSCVSRLPILIDKLCGKPIAARMQLYGCYMLYEVAGFAQISGMEMLYKSCSGTNVGGAGFEEKRDTALNSLENGMSGGIGGFFTTSYEAVYVLGQCEGDVGASDCVECVKNAVQKAQVECGSSISGQIYLHKCFISYSFYPNGIPKKSSSASYSSSSSSSGPNTGKTVAIIVGGAAGVGFLVICLLFARGLLKKKDDY encoded by the exons ATGGGTTTAACCAGAAACCCCTCCAGATTtctccctcttcttctcctcattTTAACCTCTCTTCACCTCATCCATCCCTCCAAATCTGCAGCTGACTTGACCAGCATAGTGTACAAGGGCTGTGCAAAGCAGTCTTTATCAGATCCGACAGGGGTGTATTCTCAAGCACTCTCCTCCTTGTATGGCACCCTTCTCTCACAATCCTCAAAGTCCAAGTTCTACAAGACTTCAACTGGCAGTGGGCAGTCTTCAATATCTGGCCTTTTCCAGTGCAGAGGTGATTTATCAAATGTTGATTGCTACAGCTGTGTGAGCAGGCTGCCCATACTGATAGACAAGCTCTGTGGTAAGCCTATTGCAGCAAGAATGCAGCTTTATGGGTGCTACATGCTGTATGAGGTTGCAGGTTTTGCTCAGATTTCTGGGATGGAAATGCTGTATAAAAGCTGTAGTGGGACTAATGTTGGTGGAGCTGGATTTGAGGAGAAGAGGGATACTGCTTTGAATTCACTTGAAAATGGGATGAGTGGTGGAATTGGTGGGTTTTTCACCACAAGTTATGAGGCTGTTTATGTGCTAGGGCAGTGCGAAGGTGATGTGGGGGCTTCTGACTGTGTGGAGTGTGTGAAAAATGCTGTCCAGAAAGCTCAGGTTGAGTGTGGGAGCTCCATTTCTGGTCAAATCTATCTTCACAAGTGCTTCATTAGCTATAGCTTTTACCCTAATGGGATCCCCAAGAAATCATCTTCTGCTTCTTACTCATCCTCTTCGTCATCTTCAG GGCCCAATACAGGAAAGACGGTGGCTATCATAGTAGGAGGGGCAGCAGGAGTAGGTTTTTTGGTCATTTGCTTGCTCTTTGCAAGAggtttattgaagaaaaaagaTG ATTACTAA
- the LOC131001244 gene encoding plasmodesmata-located protein 2-like isoform X2 — protein MGLTRNPSRFLPLLLLILTSLHLIHPSKSAADLTSIVYKGCAKQSLSDPTGVYSQALSSLYGTLLSQSSKSKFYKTSTGSGQSSISGLFQCRGDLSNVDCYSCVSRLPILIDKLCGKPIAARMQLYGCYMLYEVAGFAQISGMEMLYKSCSGTNVGGAGFEEKRDTALNSLENGMSGGIGGFFTTSYEAVYVLGQCEGDVGASDCVECVKNAVQKAQVECGSSISGQIYLHKCFISYSFYPNGIPKKSSSASYSSSSSSSGAGPNTGKTVAIIVGGAAGVGFLVICLLFARGLLKKKDDY, from the exons ATGGGTTTAACCAGAAACCCCTCCAGATTtctccctcttcttctcctcattTTAACCTCTCTTCACCTCATCCATCCCTCCAAATCTGCAGCTGACTTGACCAGCATAGTGTACAAGGGCTGTGCAAAGCAGTCTTTATCAGATCCGACAGGGGTGTATTCTCAAGCACTCTCCTCCTTGTATGGCACCCTTCTCTCACAATCCTCAAAGTCCAAGTTCTACAAGACTTCAACTGGCAGTGGGCAGTCTTCAATATCTGGCCTTTTCCAGTGCAGAGGTGATTTATCAAATGTTGATTGCTACAGCTGTGTGAGCAGGCTGCCCATACTGATAGACAAGCTCTGTGGTAAGCCTATTGCAGCAAGAATGCAGCTTTATGGGTGCTACATGCTGTATGAGGTTGCAGGTTTTGCTCAGATTTCTGGGATGGAAATGCTGTATAAAAGCTGTAGTGGGACTAATGTTGGTGGAGCTGGATTTGAGGAGAAGAGGGATACTGCTTTGAATTCACTTGAAAATGGGATGAGTGGTGGAATTGGTGGGTTTTTCACCACAAGTTATGAGGCTGTTTATGTGCTAGGGCAGTGCGAAGGTGATGTGGGGGCTTCTGACTGTGTGGAGTGTGTGAAAAATGCTGTCCAGAAAGCTCAGGTTGAGTGTGGGAGCTCCATTTCTGGTCAAATCTATCTTCACAAGTGCTTCATTAGCTATAGCTTTTACCCTAATGGGATCCCCAAGAAATCATCTTCTGCTTCTTACTCATCCTCTTCGTCATCTTCAG GGGCAGGGCCCAATACAGGAAAGACGGTGGCTATCATAGTAGGAGGGGCAGCAGGAGTAGGTTTTTTGGTCATTTGCTTGCTCTTTGCAAGAggtttattgaagaaaaaagaTG ATTACTAA
- the LOC131001244 gene encoding plasmodesmata-located protein 2-like isoform X1 → MGLTRNPSRFLPLLLLILTSLHLIHPSKSAADLTSIVYKGCAKQSLSDPTGVYSQALSSLYGTLLSQSSKSKFYKTSTGSGQSSISGLFQCRGDLSNVDCYSCVSRLPILIDKLCGKPIAARMQLYGCYMLYEVAGFAQISGMEMLYKSCSGTNVGGAGFEEKRDTALNSLENGMSGGIGGFFTTSYEAVYVLGQCEGDVGASDCVECVKNAVQKAQVECGSSISGQIYLHKCFISYSFYPNGIPKKSSSASYSSSSSSSGAGPNTGKTVAIIVGGAAGVGFLVICLLFARGLLKKKDGKNLHFS, encoded by the exons ATGGGTTTAACCAGAAACCCCTCCAGATTtctccctcttcttctcctcattTTAACCTCTCTTCACCTCATCCATCCCTCCAAATCTGCAGCTGACTTGACCAGCATAGTGTACAAGGGCTGTGCAAAGCAGTCTTTATCAGATCCGACAGGGGTGTATTCTCAAGCACTCTCCTCCTTGTATGGCACCCTTCTCTCACAATCCTCAAAGTCCAAGTTCTACAAGACTTCAACTGGCAGTGGGCAGTCTTCAATATCTGGCCTTTTCCAGTGCAGAGGTGATTTATCAAATGTTGATTGCTACAGCTGTGTGAGCAGGCTGCCCATACTGATAGACAAGCTCTGTGGTAAGCCTATTGCAGCAAGAATGCAGCTTTATGGGTGCTACATGCTGTATGAGGTTGCAGGTTTTGCTCAGATTTCTGGGATGGAAATGCTGTATAAAAGCTGTAGTGGGACTAATGTTGGTGGAGCTGGATTTGAGGAGAAGAGGGATACTGCTTTGAATTCACTTGAAAATGGGATGAGTGGTGGAATTGGTGGGTTTTTCACCACAAGTTATGAGGCTGTTTATGTGCTAGGGCAGTGCGAAGGTGATGTGGGGGCTTCTGACTGTGTGGAGTGTGTGAAAAATGCTGTCCAGAAAGCTCAGGTTGAGTGTGGGAGCTCCATTTCTGGTCAAATCTATCTTCACAAGTGCTTCATTAGCTATAGCTTTTACCCTAATGGGATCCCCAAGAAATCATCTTCTGCTTCTTACTCATCCTCTTCGTCATCTTCAG GGGCAGGGCCCAATACAGGAAAGACGGTGGCTATCATAGTAGGAGGGGCAGCAGGAGTAGGTTTTTTGGTCATTTGCTTGCTCTTTGCAAGAggtttattgaagaaaaaagaTGGTAAAAATTTACACTTTTcttga